The following are encoded together in the Mesoterricola sediminis genome:
- the nagB gene encoding glucosamine-6-phosphate deaminase produces MEIAILDNADKAAARAAEHIAQALAARPALVLGLATGRTMEAVYRHLVRIHRETGLDFSRCRTFNLDEYLGLGPDHPGSYHRYMEEHLFRHVNLRPGNTHLPDGAAPDPEAECRDYERRIREAGGIDLQLLGLGVTGHIGFNEPPAPFDAPTRVVDLDPRTRAQNAGVFPGGFDAVPRRALTMGVGTILAARSCLLLVTGASKAPILQDVLRGPASPAVPASALQRHPRCLVLADPDAAWGAGGAWRREA; encoded by the coding sequence ATGGAGATCGCCATCCTCGACAACGCCGACAAGGCGGCGGCCCGCGCGGCGGAGCACATCGCCCAGGCCCTGGCGGCCCGCCCCGCCCTGGTCCTGGGCCTCGCCACGGGCCGCACCATGGAGGCCGTGTACCGCCACCTGGTCCGCATCCACCGGGAGACGGGCCTGGATTTCAGCCGCTGCCGCACCTTCAACCTGGACGAGTACCTGGGCCTCGGCCCCGACCATCCGGGCTCGTACCACCGCTACATGGAGGAGCACCTCTTCCGGCACGTCAACCTGCGGCCGGGCAACACGCACCTCCCCGACGGCGCCGCCCCGGACCCCGAGGCGGAATGCCGCGACTACGAGCGCCGCATCCGGGAGGCCGGCGGCATCGACCTCCAGCTCCTCGGCCTGGGAGTCACCGGCCACATCGGCTTCAACGAGCCTCCGGCGCCCTTCGACGCCCCCACCCGCGTGGTGGACCTGGACCCCCGGACCCGGGCCCAGAACGCGGGGGTCTTCCCCGGCGGCTTCGACGCGGTCCCGCGCCGGGCCCTCACGATGGGGGTCGGCACGATCCTCGCGGCCCGCTCCTGCCTGCTCCTGGTCACGGGGGCCTCCAAGGCCCCCATCCTCCAGGACGTCCTGCGCGGCCCCGCCAGCCCCGCCGTCCCGGCCTCGGCGCTCCAGCGCCATCCCCGGTGCCTCGTCCTGGCGGATCCCGACGCCGCCTGGGGCGCCGGCGGGGCCTGGAGGCGCGAGGCCTGA
- a CDS encoding nucleotidyltransferase family protein, with protein sequence MKLEMVVMAAGMGSRFGGVKQLEAVGPAGETMMDFAVHDALAAGVERVVFVIRRELEADFRAQVASRYEDRVEVACAFQDLDDIPAGHRPPEGRTKPWGTGHAVLAARHHVEGPFIVINADDFYGAHAFQALAGALREPAAGPLPVHAMVAFRLANTLSPHGTVARGLCDLTASGTLAGIREHTGIRALPGGGADEAGPGGLVRFTGEEPVSMNMWGFRPGMMAALEGYFKAFLSRLGGDPKAEFYLPAAVDALIQEGRAQVRVLETPGRWFGITYKEDRARVQAEIRALVAAGQYPKAGGI encoded by the coding sequence ATGAAGCTTGAGATGGTGGTGATGGCGGCCGGGATGGGCAGCCGGTTCGGCGGCGTCAAGCAGCTGGAGGCGGTGGGCCCCGCCGGCGAGACGATGATGGACTTCGCCGTCCACGACGCCCTGGCCGCGGGCGTGGAACGGGTCGTCTTCGTGATCCGGCGGGAGCTCGAGGCGGATTTCCGGGCCCAGGTGGCCTCCCGCTACGAGGACCGGGTGGAGGTGGCCTGCGCCTTCCAGGACCTGGACGACATCCCCGCCGGGCACCGGCCCCCCGAAGGCCGGACCAAGCCCTGGGGGACGGGCCACGCGGTGCTCGCCGCGCGGCACCACGTGGAAGGCCCCTTCATCGTCATCAACGCGGACGACTTCTACGGCGCCCACGCGTTCCAGGCCCTCGCCGGGGCCCTCCGGGAACCCGCGGCGGGGCCGTTGCCGGTCCACGCCATGGTGGCCTTCCGCCTGGCCAACACCCTGTCGCCGCACGGGACCGTGGCCCGGGGCCTCTGCGACCTCACGGCGTCCGGGACCCTGGCGGGGATCCGGGAGCACACGGGGATCCGCGCCCTGCCCGGAGGCGGGGCCGACGAGGCGGGTCCCGGGGGCCTGGTCCGCTTCACGGGGGAAGAGCCCGTCTCCATGAACATGTGGGGATTCCGGCCCGGCATGATGGCGGCCCTGGAGGGCTACTTCAAGGCCTTCCTGTCCCGGCTGGGCGGGGACCCCAAGGCGGAGTTCTACCTCCCCGCGGCGGTGGACGCCCTCATCCAGGAGGGGAGGGCCCAGGTGCGCGTGCTGGAGACCCCCGGCCGCTGGTTCGGAATAACCTACAAGGAGGACCGCGCGCGGGTCCAGGCCGAAATCAGGGCCCTGGTCGCGGCCGGGCAGTACCCGAAGGCTGGAGGAATCTGA
- a CDS encoding phosphotransferase enzyme family protein, protein MEAQETLLRTVLGRFLVEADFISGRPHGTGHINDTFAVTCDLGGRRIRLLLQRLNTRIFLKPAELMRNIEAVTSHIRRKLEALGLPCSRRVLTLVQAREGGTPYVDDPVLGFWRCYVFIEGARTFDVIESPSQAFQAARAFGAFQGLLADYDGPPLHETIPAFHHTPGRLQRLLDAAARDPLGRAAGCAEDLAFARSRAPLAPVLADLQAAGAIPERITHNDTKLNNVMLDEETGEGVCVVDLDTVMPGLSLFDFGDMVRTACNPLAEDDPDVGGLEAREDMFMALAEGYLEGTGGALLAVERDLLVTAGQLLTYECGLRFLTDHLEGDTYFRIHRPGHNLDRARNQFALLRGLERQETGLRRRLSALPALAGGRS, encoded by the coding sequence ATGGAAGCCCAGGAAACGCTTCTCAGGACCGTCTTGGGACGGTTCCTCGTCGAGGCGGACTTCATCTCCGGACGGCCCCACGGGACCGGACACATCAACGACACCTTCGCGGTGACCTGCGACCTGGGCGGGCGCCGGATCCGCCTCCTCCTCCAGCGCCTCAACACGCGGATCTTCCTGAAGCCCGCCGAGCTGATGCGGAACATCGAGGCGGTCACCAGCCACATCCGCCGCAAGCTGGAGGCCCTCGGGCTCCCCTGCAGCCGGCGCGTCCTCACCCTGGTCCAGGCCCGGGAGGGGGGGACCCCCTACGTGGACGACCCGGTCCTGGGCTTCTGGCGCTGCTACGTGTTCATCGAAGGGGCCCGCACCTTCGACGTGATCGAGAGCCCGTCCCAGGCCTTCCAGGCCGCGCGGGCCTTCGGCGCCTTTCAGGGGCTCCTCGCCGACTACGACGGACCGCCACTCCACGAGACGATCCCGGCCTTCCATCACACCCCGGGCCGGCTCCAGCGCCTCCTGGACGCCGCCGCCCGCGACCCCCTGGGCCGCGCCGCCGGCTGCGCCGAGGACCTGGCCTTCGCCCGCTCCCGGGCGCCGCTGGCCCCGGTCCTGGCGGACCTGCAGGCCGCGGGCGCCATCCCGGAGCGGATCACCCACAACGACACCAAGCTCAACAACGTCATGCTCGACGAGGAGACCGGCGAGGGCGTCTGCGTGGTCGACCTGGACACGGTGATGCCGGGCCTCTCCCTCTTCGATTTCGGCGACATGGTCCGGACCGCCTGCAATCCCCTGGCCGAGGACGACCCCGATGTGGGCGGCCTGGAGGCCCGCGAGGACATGTTCATGGCCCTGGCCGAGGGCTACCTGGAGGGGACCGGCGGCGCCCTCCTGGCCGTGGAGCGCGACCTGCTGGTCACCGCCGGGCAGCTGCTCACCTACGAGTGCGGCCTCCGGTTCCTCACCGACCACCTGGAGGGGGATACCTACTTCCGCATCCACCGGCCCGGCCACAACCTGGACAGGGCCCGCAACCAGTTCGCCCTCCTGCGCGGCCTCGAGCGCCAGGAAACGGGCCTCCGCCGGAGGCTCTCCGCCCTTCCCGCCCTCGCCGGCGGCCGATCCTGA
- a CDS encoding NAD-dependent epimerase/dehydratase family protein — MHILVTGGAGFIGSHVADRCVAEGHRVTVLDNLRSGSEANVNPRADFVRMDLRDPGLPALVGKLRPEAVLHFAAQIDVRVSCQDPVFDAEENVLATLRLIEAGLASGMARFVFASSGGAIYGEASGRQDEAHPEVPLNPYGVAKLAVDKYLAAYAVQRGLAGCSLRFSNVYGPRQGSKGEAGVVAVFCKALRAGRAPVVNGDGRQTRDFLFAPDIAEAVSLALARRATGVFNLGTGIETDIRTLAEGLCERAGVDPGAIVHAPGIAGEQRRSCLDPGKAARELDWRPRTAFAEGLGLTWDWFSRKGDAHEA; from the coding sequence ATGCACATCCTCGTGACCGGCGGCGCCGGATTCATCGGAAGCCATGTGGCGGACCGCTGCGTGGCGGAGGGGCACCGGGTGACGGTGCTGGACAACCTGCGGAGCGGGTCGGAGGCCAACGTGAACCCCCGCGCGGACTTCGTGCGCATGGACCTGCGGGACCCGGGGCTGCCGGCGCTGGTGGGCAAGCTGCGGCCCGAGGCGGTGCTGCACTTCGCGGCCCAGATCGACGTGCGGGTGAGCTGCCAGGATCCAGTGTTCGACGCGGAGGAGAACGTGCTGGCGACGCTGCGGCTGATCGAGGCCGGGCTGGCCTCGGGGATGGCGCGGTTCGTGTTCGCGTCCAGCGGAGGCGCGATCTACGGGGAGGCCTCGGGACGGCAGGACGAGGCGCACCCGGAGGTGCCCCTGAACCCGTACGGGGTGGCGAAGCTGGCGGTGGACAAGTATCTGGCGGCCTACGCGGTGCAGCGGGGCCTGGCGGGCTGCAGCCTGCGGTTCTCGAACGTGTACGGCCCGCGGCAGGGCTCGAAGGGGGAGGCCGGGGTGGTGGCGGTCTTCTGCAAGGCGCTGCGGGCGGGACGGGCGCCGGTGGTGAACGGGGACGGGCGGCAGACCCGGGACTTCCTGTTCGCGCCGGACATCGCGGAGGCGGTGTCGCTGGCGCTGGCGCGGCGGGCGACGGGGGTGTTCAACCTGGGGACGGGGATCGAGACGGACATCCGGACCCTGGCGGAGGGGCTGTGCGAACGGGCCGGGGTGGACCCCGGGGCCATCGTCCACGCGCCGGGGATCGCCGGGGAGCAGCGGCGGTCCTGCCTGGACCCGGGGAAGGCCGCGCGGGAGCTGGACTGGCGTCCACGCACCGCCTTCGCCGAGGGCCTCGGCCTCACCTGGGACTGGTTCAGCCGGAAGGGGGACGCGCATGAAGCTTGA
- a CDS encoding TonB-dependent receptor: protein MNIRRTLPSVALLLAAATLSAQDTTGTLTGRITDKAGKAVPGARIQISSPALLGTRTATTDAAGSYRLVLLPNGAYAISADAPGYLGAKGTLHVLAGQVARFDLSLRPLKEVEKAQSATVEVVASAAQVDKTETVTQTNVAMETLNQLGNSDSSSILATLGLLTPGLSTSNLAEQGALKIRGGTGHGTKMVLNGATITEEGGGYALETGTLADMVDSMAVVQSPLNARFGNTDGGIVSIVTTKGSNTFQGSVRLNFSRPFWKANDTPYATRTGAVAAFNPATDEISRRFEYTIKGPLWKDHITFAYGGVLIPDQYYSYPFDVLQNNPSVATDPNGIFYKNQANGQIVRRSNLWAQGKYTTDTQAETYNQFVVFAQLAPDHSLEWNYTQDDQDYISTYGVINGNMSGNDAYKMRTWNLAYKGVIGTHGVLEGRFSRTTRAFPHPYSPDSPPIYLNTYPTGTADAGGAYLANSLLEGWDNGGTTVNTNGFVTDRGDTLRGESGSLNYQHLLEKAGTHIIDVGLQFETFQWNTQAQGAKYTYWAPGQIADDLTAADISGAGVKDPSAYAGKYIVFNYAALQSDLDPAYPSEPVIGSGYETLIPRVRVLSGSEAGSYKMRTESYYVNDLWTLNGRHSIMAGLRYDRLKVSDTVKTIASYGIPTVRFEYKWDIYGDQTRILNASFGQFHSRQPGSLFYPMITGRLANATTLYWNQGSATPYLVDKAALLNLSNYGYVANQSYAGQTFTVDKDWKAPVSNEWVLGLRRTYKNGGFWRASLVYRNWTNLYDFFPGEVFTSASGNPAFRSVLRNDPDAERTYKSVEIEWSIPFTRKLTFGGNYTFSRLVSNVRNLVDSPSRSSSQTNNSTNFRSWYLNYMTREEFNPSTLRDPQHVIKWFLTYDLTAGKVKSNLGLRGTYTSGTPTSRTFSYTIPYEVIPGYYDGPSGPNSNTGGLINSLAKYYGAGQFTNEDSWAINLQYNIEFPILRTLVWFTNVQVDNLFNSRTPGIYALPAQAGRDTINGAATRNPYGYQLGANLASIYGKDSLGNTIYRNGLRSVSIQTGVRF, encoded by the coding sequence ATGAACATCCGCAGAACCCTCCCGTCCGTCGCCCTCCTGCTGGCGGCGGCCACCCTTTCGGCCCAGGACACCACGGGCACGCTCACCGGCCGGATCACCGACAAGGCCGGAAAGGCCGTCCCCGGGGCCCGGATCCAGATCTCCTCCCCCGCCCTGCTGGGCACCCGCACCGCCACCACGGACGCCGCGGGCTCGTACCGCCTGGTGCTCCTGCCCAACGGCGCCTATGCCATCAGCGCGGACGCGCCGGGCTACCTGGGCGCCAAGGGCACCCTCCACGTCCTGGCGGGCCAAGTCGCCCGCTTCGACCTCTCCCTCCGCCCGCTGAAGGAGGTCGAGAAGGCCCAGTCGGCCACCGTCGAGGTGGTGGCCTCCGCCGCCCAGGTGGACAAGACCGAGACCGTCACCCAGACCAATGTGGCCATGGAGACCCTGAACCAGCTGGGCAACAGCGACTCCTCCTCCATCCTGGCCACCCTCGGCCTCCTCACGCCCGGCCTCTCCACCAGCAACCTGGCCGAGCAGGGCGCCCTGAAGATCCGCGGCGGCACGGGCCACGGCACCAAGATGGTGCTCAACGGCGCCACCATCACCGAGGAGGGCGGCGGCTACGCCCTGGAGACCGGGACCCTGGCGGACATGGTCGATTCCATGGCCGTGGTCCAGAGCCCCCTCAACGCCCGCTTCGGCAACACCGACGGCGGCATCGTCTCCATCGTCACCACCAAGGGCTCCAACACGTTCCAGGGCTCGGTCCGGCTGAACTTCTCGCGGCCCTTCTGGAAGGCCAACGACACGCCCTACGCCACCCGCACCGGCGCCGTCGCCGCCTTCAACCCGGCCACGGACGAGATCTCCCGCCGCTTCGAATACACGATCAAGGGCCCCCTCTGGAAGGACCACATCACCTTCGCCTACGGCGGCGTGCTGATCCCCGACCAGTACTACTCCTACCCCTTCGACGTGCTGCAGAACAACCCCTCGGTCGCCACGGACCCGAACGGGATCTTCTACAAGAACCAGGCCAACGGCCAGATCGTCCGCCGCTCCAACCTCTGGGCGCAGGGCAAGTACACCACGGACACCCAGGCCGAGACCTACAACCAGTTCGTGGTCTTCGCCCAGCTGGCCCCCGACCACTCCCTGGAGTGGAACTACACCCAGGACGACCAGGACTACATCTCCACCTACGGCGTCATCAACGGCAACATGTCCGGCAACGACGCCTACAAGATGCGCACCTGGAACCTGGCCTACAAGGGCGTCATCGGGACCCACGGCGTCCTGGAGGGCCGGTTCAGCCGCACCACCCGGGCCTTCCCCCACCCCTACAGCCCCGATTCCCCGCCCATCTACCTCAACACCTACCCCACGGGCACGGCCGACGCGGGCGGAGCCTACCTGGCCAACAGCCTGCTCGAAGGCTGGGACAACGGCGGCACCACGGTGAACACCAACGGGTTCGTGACCGACCGCGGCGACACCCTCCGCGGCGAGAGCGGGTCCCTCAACTACCAGCACCTGCTGGAGAAGGCCGGCACGCACATCATCGACGTCGGCCTCCAGTTCGAGACCTTCCAGTGGAACACCCAGGCCCAGGGCGCCAAGTACACCTACTGGGCCCCCGGCCAGATCGCCGACGATCTCACCGCCGCCGACATCTCCGGCGCCGGCGTCAAGGACCCCTCGGCCTACGCCGGGAAGTACATCGTCTTCAACTACGCCGCCCTCCAGAGCGACCTGGACCCCGCCTACCCCTCCGAGCCCGTCATCGGCTCCGGCTACGAGACGCTGATCCCCCGGGTGCGCGTGCTCTCCGGCAGCGAGGCCGGGTCGTACAAGATGCGGACCGAGTCCTACTACGTCAACGACCTGTGGACCCTCAACGGGCGGCACAGCATCATGGCCGGCCTCCGCTACGACCGCCTCAAGGTGAGCGACACCGTCAAGACCATCGCCTCCTACGGGATCCCCACCGTGCGCTTCGAGTACAAGTGGGACATCTACGGCGACCAGACCCGCATCCTGAACGCCTCCTTCGGCCAGTTCCACTCCCGGCAGCCCGGAAGCCTCTTCTACCCCATGATCACGGGCCGCCTGGCCAACGCCACCACCCTCTACTGGAACCAGGGCTCCGCCACCCCCTACCTGGTGGACAAGGCGGCCCTGCTCAACCTCTCCAACTACGGGTACGTGGCCAACCAGAGCTACGCCGGCCAGACCTTCACCGTCGACAAGGACTGGAAGGCCCCCGTCTCCAACGAGTGGGTCCTGGGCCTCCGCCGCACCTACAAGAACGGCGGCTTCTGGCGCGCCAGCCTCGTCTACCGCAACTGGACGAACCTCTACGACTTCTTCCCCGGCGAGGTGTTCACCTCCGCCAGCGGGAACCCGGCCTTCCGCTCCGTGCTCCGCAACGATCCGGACGCGGAACGCACCTACAAGAGCGTCGAGATCGAATGGAGCATCCCCTTCACCCGGAAGCTCACCTTCGGCGGCAACTACACCTTCTCCCGCCTCGTCAGCAACGTGCGGAACCTGGTGGACAGCCCCAGCCGCAGCTCCAGCCAGACCAACAACAGCACCAACTTCCGGTCCTGGTACCTGAACTACATGACCCGGGAGGAGTTCAACCCCTCCACGCTGCGGGATCCCCAGCACGTCATCAAGTGGTTCCTCACCTACGACCTCACGGCCGGCAAGGTGAAGTCCAACCTGGGCCTGCGCGGCACCTACACCAGCGGGACGCCCACGAGCCGCACCTTCTCGTACACGATCCCCTACGAGGTCATCCCCGGCTACTACGACGGCCCCTCCGGCCCGAACAGCAACACCGGCGGCCTCATCAACAGCCTCGCCAAGTACTACGGCGCGGGCCAGTTCACCAACGAGGACAGCTGGGCGATCAACCTCCAGTACAACATCGAGTTCCCCATCCTCCGCACCCTGGTGTGGTTCACCAACGTCCAGGTCGACAACCTGTTCAACAGCCGCACCCCGGGCATCTACGCCCTGCCCGCCCAGGCCGGCCGGGACACCATCAACGGCGCCGCCACGCGCAACCCCTACGGGTACCAGCTGGGCGCGAACCTCGCGAGCATCTACGGCAAGGATTCGCTGGGCAACACCATCTACCGCAACGGGCTCCGGTCCGTGTCCATCCAGACCGGCGTCCGGTTCTAG
- a CDS encoding PIG-L deacetylase family protein: MNQPYLAFVRAFRRTLDEARSIPWGGLPSAAGAAPGPGAPVTLVFSPHPDDECIIGALPLRLRREAGHRVVVAAVTLGSDPARRGPRLAELRDACGYLGFEVLPLGGEGLTGITPAARAADPAAWGAAVERAREALEACRPAVVVLPHELDGHPTHAGTSLLAQDALAASGLDCAVVQTEFWHPLEAPTLMVESSDADVADLVAAISFHRGEVARNPYHVLLPSWMSDNVRRGSERVGSAGAAAAPFAFATLYRHGRWSDGVFRPAERTTLPAALSASGLFR, from the coding sequence GTGAACCAGCCCTACCTCGCTTTCGTGCGCGCCTTCCGCCGGACCCTCGACGAGGCCCGGTCCATCCCCTGGGGCGGCCTGCCCTCCGCCGCCGGGGCCGCCCCCGGTCCCGGCGCGCCGGTGACCCTGGTCTTCTCGCCCCACCCGGACGACGAGTGCATCATCGGGGCCCTGCCCCTCCGGCTCCGCCGGGAGGCCGGCCACCGGGTGGTGGTCGCCGCGGTCACCCTGGGCAGCGATCCGGCCCGCCGCGGCCCGCGCCTGGCGGAACTGCGGGACGCCTGCGGCTACCTGGGCTTCGAGGTCCTGCCCCTGGGCGGGGAGGGCCTGACGGGCATCACCCCCGCCGCCCGCGCCGCGGATCCCGCGGCCTGGGGCGCCGCCGTGGAGCGCGCCCGCGAGGCCCTGGAGGCCTGCCGCCCCGCCGTGGTCGTCCTGCCCCACGAGCTCGACGGCCACCCCACCCACGCGGGGACGAGCCTCCTCGCCCAGGACGCCCTGGCCGCCTCCGGCCTGGACTGCGCCGTGGTCCAGACCGAGTTCTGGCATCCGCTGGAGGCGCCCACCCTCATGGTGGAGAGCTCCGACGCCGACGTGGCCGACCTGGTCGCGGCGATCTCCTTCCACCGCGGCGAGGTGGCCCGGAACCCCTACCACGTGCTGCTGCCCTCCTGGATGTCGGACAACGTGCGCCGCGGCAGCGAGCGCGTGGGGAGCGCCGGGGCCGCGGCCGCCCCCTTCGCCTTCGCCACCCTGTACCGCCATGGGCGCTGGTCGGACGGCGTCTTCCGCCCCGCGGAGCGGACCACGCTCCCCGCCGCCCTTTCCGCCTCCGGGCTGTTCAGGTAG
- a CDS encoding outer membrane beta-barrel protein: protein MNKRLTILALALTGATLASAQGTDSFVITGGLAFAQGNAQDLTGKVGGGFQAEVGYQFHPQDFGTDVRVYGGWTKLPAATSTTERTTYELAGPHVGFDIVYAPWTRVQVFTGPSAHVWQVVRQGEGGGKVGDQGLKLGWRAGFSYRFARAWEAGAAYTLTEWRSSPDDGITPTRPAYLSLTVSYRF, encoded by the coding sequence ATGAACAAGCGCCTTACCATCCTCGCCCTCGCCCTGACGGGGGCCACCCTGGCCTCCGCCCAGGGCACGGACAGCTTCGTGATCACGGGCGGCCTCGCCTTCGCCCAGGGCAACGCCCAGGACCTCACCGGCAAAGTGGGCGGCGGGTTCCAGGCGGAGGTGGGCTACCAGTTCCACCCCCAGGACTTCGGGACCGATGTGCGGGTCTACGGCGGCTGGACCAAGCTGCCCGCGGCCACCAGCACCACCGAGCGCACCACGTACGAGCTGGCCGGGCCCCATGTGGGCTTCGACATCGTCTACGCCCCCTGGACCCGCGTCCAGGTCTTCACCGGCCCCTCCGCCCACGTGTGGCAGGTGGTGCGCCAGGGGGAGGGCGGCGGCAAGGTCGGCGACCAGGGCCTCAAGCTCGGCTGGCGTGCCGGTTTCAGCTACCGCTTCGCCCGGGCCTGGGAAGCGGGCGCGGCCTACACCCTCACCGAGTGGCGCAGCAGCCCGGACGACGGCATCACCCCGACCCGTCCGGCCTACCTGAGCCTCACGGTCAGCTACCGGTTCTGA
- a CDS encoding DUF3472 domain-containing protein, whose protein sequence is MEAPATSRAGRTALAVLLASLTLGADERLAGLACRSVHLAYAAPDTGAFIQEVTVERSAPGTYVMVCGWRGGYFGIQEGDRGQRRLLFSVWDPTVGDDPAAVPEAQRVRLLFRDPEVRVGRFGDEGTGGQSFMPLAWKEGVPVRLAVTARLEGDRTAYTGWILEPARGAWRRLVTFSALNGGRRLQGLYSFIEDFKRDRVSLTQPRRAAFGPGWFLDGAGAWSPLVTARFTADRNPAASIDAGQAQGRFFLATGGETRNTHLPLGERLTLSGAPQGPGDPILPEP, encoded by the coding sequence ATGGAAGCCCCCGCCACCTCCCGCGCCGGGAGGACGGCCCTGGCCGTCCTCCTGGCCTCCCTGACCCTGGGTGCGGACGAACGACTCGCGGGTCTCGCCTGCCGCTCGGTGCACCTGGCCTACGCGGCGCCGGACACGGGGGCCTTCATCCAGGAGGTCACCGTCGAACGCTCCGCCCCGGGCACCTATGTCATGGTCTGCGGGTGGCGGGGCGGCTACTTCGGCATCCAGGAGGGGGACCGCGGCCAGCGCCGCCTCCTCTTCTCGGTCTGGGACCCGACGGTGGGGGACGACCCCGCCGCCGTGCCGGAGGCCCAGCGGGTCCGCCTCCTGTTCCGGGACCCGGAGGTCCGGGTCGGCCGCTTCGGCGATGAGGGCACGGGGGGCCAGAGCTTCATGCCCCTCGCCTGGAAGGAGGGGGTCCCGGTGCGCCTGGCCGTGACGGCCCGCCTGGAGGGGGACCGCACCGCCTACACGGGCTGGATCCTGGAACCGGCCCGGGGCGCCTGGCGGCGCCTCGTCACCTTCAGCGCCCTCAACGGCGGCCGCCGCCTCCAGGGCCTCTACAGTTTCATCGAGGACTTCAAGCGGGACCGCGTCTCCCTCACCCAGCCCCGCCGGGCCGCCTTCGGTCCCGGCTGGTTCCTGGACGGGGCGGGCGCCTGGTCCCCCCTGGTCACCGCCCGCTTCACCGCGGACCGCAACCCGGCCGCGTCCATCGACGCCGGCCAGGCCCAGGGCCGCTTCTTCCTCGCCACCGGCGGGGAGACCCGCAACACCCACCTCCCCCTCGGGGAGCGCCTCACCCTGTCCGGAGCCCCCCAGGGACCCGGGGACCCGATCCTCCCCGAACCCTGA